The DNA sequence ATGTGGAGATGGTTCGAAATATCCACCAAAATCTTGTGTTTGTAACGTCGGACGGCCTGTTTCGTCAGTTTCAAATAAGAAGAACTCCAACTCAGGACCTACGCTAATTTCATATCCTTGTTCTTTAGCTTTATCAACGGTTTTTTTTAGAACGTTACGAGGGTCTCCTTCAAAATCGGAGCCATCTGGATTTTTTACACTACATAAGAAACGGGCTTCTGAATACCCTTCTTCTACAGACCATGGAAGTACTGCAAATGTGCTTAAGTCTGGTTGTAAGTAAAGGTCGGATTTGTTGATTGGAGAAAACCCTGTGATAGACGATCCATCAAACATGATTTTTCCTTCTGCTACTGCATCAATTTGTCTTGTAGTTACTGTCACGTGCTTAAGTGTTCCTTCAATATCAACAAATTGTAGGTGTAAAAGCTCAACGTTCTTCGCTTCAATTGTCTCTTTAATACTCTCCAAAGTTTGTGTAGATAAAGCTGTACTCATGTTATAACACTTCCCTTTTCTTGTAAATTTAATTAACATCTCTTGTTAGTTATTAGTTTAGTAGCTTTCAGGAAGTTTTTCAACCACTCTTGTCAGATAATCTAACATACTATTTTCGCGACCTATTTCTCGTTAGATGAAACTGCGTTTTCCAGCTTTACCACTGGTAGAAGAGGGTGGGACAAACGATAAAACTACCTTTTGTCCCACCCTCTCGACCATACATATCATACTCTTTTTCTAAAAGTATTGTAAACTACCTGTTATTGAATAAATGATTTCTTTATTTGCAAAACACACAAACCAGTATGTCCCCTCACTTTCTATATGGTTGGGAGGAGCATAAGGAAGGAGCAAGCAAGCCACGCCTCTATACTCTTCTCTTTGGTCCGTTGAAGGCAAAATAATAAGGCCGGATTTGTTTTGAACCACCACACTTTCAACTAACGGGGAGGTACCAAACCACTGTTTTTCATTTGCTGTATAGTGTTGATACATTGTCAGTAGTGTATCAGAATCTGTTTGAGTTTCAACAATGGATATTTGAAAAAAACCAATTTCTCCTTCAAACTGTATCCATTCCTGCTCGTCGTTTTCCAGGGGTTCTAGCAAACCTGGGTACATAAACGTAAATCTGTTCATGTCATCATGATATTGCTCCCAATGAATAGGGATACAGAGAAGTTCTCCCACCCAAAATTGATTGACTAAGATAGGATTACTTTGCTGAAGCATTTGTACAGACGTGTCAAATTTATCCGCAATGCTTTCTAGCGTATCATTCTCACGTATACAATAACGTAACATATTCGGACCACATACTGGCTGATTGATTTGTAATGGAATTTTTAGTTGGTCACCTTTTTGAAGTTGTGCATCTTGTAGATGAGAGTTGGCCATATAAAGCATTGGTAAGGAAACATTATAAAACTGAGCAATTGAAAGCAACGTATCTCCTTCTTGAACAATGTAGTTTTGCATGCCATGTGCAAACTGAGGGGCATATGAATACATTTTATCAACTCCTTGTGCTATTTATCCTATCGTATTCGGACAACTGAAGAGACATGAGGAACAAGTATATTAACTACTATGAAAAGAAGAGGAAGTTGTCGTTCATCGAGGCGATGAACGACTCTTGGTGTACTCCAAGATGCTTTATGGGCCTTCATACAGGTGAAGAACGACTTTTAGTGCACTCTCAGATGCTTTTTGGGCTTTCATACAGGCGATGAACGACTTTTGGTGCACTCACAGATGCTTTTTGGGCTTTCATACAGGCGATGAACGACTTTTGATGAACTCTCAGATGCTTTTTGGGCTTTCATTCAGGGGATGAACGACTTTTGATGAACTCTCAGATGCTTTTTGGGCTTTCATATAAGCGATGAACGACTTTTGATGAATTCTCAGATGCTTTTTGGGCTTTCATACAGGCGATGAACGACTTTTGATGAACTCTCAGATGCTTTTTGGGCTTTCATATAGGCGATGAGAGACTTTTGGTGCACTCACAGATGCTTTTTGGGCTTTCATACAGGCGATGAACGACTTTTGATGAACTCTCAGATGCTTTTTGGGCTTTCATTCAGGGGATGAACGACTTTTGATGAACTCTCAGATGCTTTTAGGGCTTTCATATAGGCGATGAGAGACTTTTGGTGAGCGCCAGAAAACAAAAGGAGCCTTCACATCTAGGTTATAGATGTAAAAGGCTCCCTGCTTTTCTTTAAACCCTGTATCGCTTTGCTCAATGATTCGCTAAATCTCAAAAGGAAAAACACTTTTTGTCCATTGGCTTTCGCGATACGCAAAAAGCAGGAAAGTGCTCCCTGCTTTTCTTTAAACCCTGTATCGCTTCGCTCAATGGTCCGCTAAATCTCAAAAGGAAAAACACTTTTTGTCCATTGGCTTTCGCGATACGCAAAAAGCAGGAAAGTGCTCCCTGCTTTTCTTTAAACCCTGTATCGCTTCGCTCAATGGTCCGCTAAATCTCAAAAGGAAAAACACCTTTTGAGATTTAGCTCTTGTATTGTTTTTTCTTTCTTTTCGTGAATTCTTTTGGTTTTGTGTCTTTGCCTTGTGGCTTTCTTGAAGAGCGTCGGAAGTTAGACTTTTTGTCTCCGCCTCTGTCTCTTTGTTGTCCACCACCAGATTTTCCTTTTTTCGAACGTAGTGGTGCTTCCGCTGTTAATCTTACTTCTTCTGTGCTCGGTTCTTTTGTTAATAACTTAAGCGCAGCAGCAAGTAATGTCACTGAATCATTGTCTTCTAGCAATTGTTCAGCAAAACCTCTGTATGCTTTGAATTCTTTTTGTTGTACCGTTTCTAACAGTCTTTCCACGGTTAACCGTTGTTGACCTTCAATGGCTTCCGAAAATGACGGAACCGAACCTCTTGTTATCTTTCTTTTAGACACACGTTCTATCGTCTTTAAATGATCTATCTCCCTTGGCGTAACGAACGTTATCGCAAGTCCTGTTTTTCCAGCTCTTCCTGTTCGACCAATTCGGTGAACATAGCTTTCAGGATCTTGTGGAATATCAAAATTATAGACATGTGTTACTCCACTAATATCTAACCCACGTGCTGCCACATCCGTTGCAACAAGTACTTCAATTGTACCGGTTTTGAATTTACGAAGAACACTATCACGTTTAGCTTGGTTTAAATCACCGTGAATTCCTTCAGCATCGTACCCACGTTTAGACAGAGCCTCAGCTAATTCATCAACACGTCTTTTTGTACGTCCAAAAACAATTGCCAACTCAGGTGAATGAATATCTAACATTCTTGTAAGCACATCGAATTTTTGTTTCTCTGGTACTTCCAAATATTCTTGGCCTATGTTAGGAACTGTTAATTCTTTTGATTTAACAGCAATCAATTCAGGATCTTTCATAAATTTTTGTGCTAACTTTTCAATTGGTTTAGGCATTGTGGCCGAGAATAACAATGTTTGTCTTTCAGGTGGGATTTCTTTTAAAATTGTTTCAATATCTTCAATAAAGCCCATTGTTAACATTTCGTCAGCTTCATCTAAGACAGCTATTTTGATATCGTTTAGACGAATTGTTTTTCTTCTCATGTGGTCCATAAAACGTCCAGGAGTAGCTACGATAACATGTGGCCTTCTCTGAAGTGCTTTTATTTGACGACGAATATCTTGTCCTCCGTAAATCGGTAATGTGCGTACGCCTTTATTATGACCAAGCTTATTCAGTTCTTCTGCTACCTGTACGGCCAACTCACGAGTTGGAGCTAAGACAACACCTTGAGTTTTATCCTCGTCTATGTTAACCATTTGGAGCAGTGGAATTCCAAATGCAGCTGTTTTACCAGTACCCGTTTGAGCTTGTCCTATAATATCTTTTCCTTTTAACGCAGCAGGAATTGTTTGTTCTTGGACAGGAGTCGCTTCCTCAAATCCCATGTCCGTTACTGCTTTAACAATCTTGTGATCTAAATTTAATTCGTAAAATGTAGTCAACTACGACCATCTCCTTCATTACTTACTCTATATATAAAAATGCCCTAAAAAAAATACCAATATTCAAGATTGAATTTGGTAAACATTGTGTCTTATTTTTTTATTGCAAACCTTATCATACCACTTACACGCAATAGAGGCAATCTTTTCTAATAACTTCGTTACGATTTATAAACAAAGAGGCCTGACAAAAGGGGAATTTCCCCTTTTACTCAGCCCTCTTTTTATGTTATGCTGGCGAGCACTCTACTTCTAATAAGGATTGTTCAATTTGCTTTGCTGGCAAAGGCTTGCTCTTAAGATAGCCTTGGTACATATCACAACCCTGCTCTAATAACTGGTTTAATTGTTTTGTTGTTTCTACACCTTCAGCGACATTTTTTAGTCGAATTGAGTGAGACATATCAATAATCGCCTTCACAATGGCTGCAACGTCATTATCTAGAACCATATCATTAATAAAAACTTTATCAATTTTTACCATATTAAGTGGCAGACGTTTCAAAAGCATCAAAGAAGAAAATCCTGTTCCAAAATCATCTAAAGATACTTTCACTCCGAAACTCTTCAATTCCTCTAACGTTTTTATACTGTATTCGATATCACCAATCGCTACACTTTCGGTAATTTCTAAACATAGAAGCTGCGGATCTATGTTAGCCTTCCTCAATTCTTCCAATATCCGTTCTGCGAAATCAACTTGTTTGAATTGTCTTCCAGAAATATTAACTGACATTTGAATTGGATTATAACCTTTATCCTTCCATTTTCTCATTTGCGAACAAGCCTCTTGTACGACCCAGTTTCCAATAGGAATAATTAATCCCGTTTCTTCAGCTAAAGGTATGAATTGTTGAGGACTAATTAATCCAAGTTCCGGTGAATCCCAACGAATTAACGCTTCCAATCCCGTTAACTTTCCTGTTTCTAAATTCACTTGAGGCTGGTAATACAACTTAAATTGATTATGCTTAATCGCTTTTCGCAAATAATTTTCAATCGTAACACGGTCATAGACGAGGTCCTTCATCGTAGGAGCAAAAAGTTCATACTGGTCTCCGCCATCATTTTTAGCTCGGTACATTGCAATGTCTGCACTTTTAATCAACGTATTTGCATCTTTCCCATCATTCGGATAAATACTAATACCAAGGCTTCCTGTAACAATGACTTCATAACTTTCAATCGCAAACGGTTTTTGTAAGACTTGAAGAATATTATCGCCTAGGTCATATACATCTTGGTCATTTTGAAAAGTAGGCAACAGGAAGATAAATTCGTCCCCACCAAGCCTTGAAATTGTTACATTTTCAGATGTGACCCTTTTTATTTTATCTGTTACATCACATAATAGCTGGTCACCCATTTGATGCCCAAATGTATCATTAATATTTTTAAAACGGTCTAAATCCAAAAGAAGTACAGCTAATTTCTCTTTAGATTCCTTTGCCTCATGTAGAGCCGATTCTAGTTGTTCGTAAAAATACGAACGGTTTACTAACCCAGTTAAAGGGTCATGATATGCCAAAAAAGAAATTTGTTCTTCTTTTTCTTTTCTCTCGGTAATATCACGTATCGAACCAACCACTCTTTTTGGGTTACCATCTTCTCCGAACACAATTTCACCGACACAATATAACCAAATATAAGAACTTCCCTTTTTTGCTTGATACTCTATTTCAAATGTATTATTGTTCTCAGATATTAAAACATCCCACAATCGGTGAATCTTATCGACTCCTTCAGGGGATATCTTATCAAGTATATACGTAATAGGTGCTTCACTTATATTTTTTTCAATGTTTAAAATATTATTAAATCTACTATTCCATTTTATGGTCTGTGTTAAGATATTAATTTCCCATACTCCATCATTTACAGTTCGGGAAACAATTTCAAGTTGTTCCGCCGTTTGACGATACCTGTTTTCTTGCTCCTTTTTCTCTTCATTCATTGCTTCTCGTTCAATGGCTGATGCCAAAATATTAAAAGAGTGAGTCATCGTTCCACTATAGTCATACCATAACCCGATTCGATCAACTGGACCTATTAAAGCAAGCACCCCCCAATCACGTGTTTCGGTACGAATTGGATGAAGTGTAACGATATCATTTACATTTGTAAAGCTAGAGTCCAATAACGCACTTACAGGTGGAAAATCTTCCACACGGAATGTTTGATTTAACGGAGAAACGATATCGTCTGGATTATTATAAACTTGTTCAACGACTAACTCATTTTTTTGATCTTCTCGAGACCACAGCCCAAGACAACCCCACTTAATATTTGTAGAGTTAAGCCATTCTAGCGACTTTATTTCTTCTAGATTAGCTTTAATTAACTTTTCACTAATATCCATATTTACTTGTATTATATTTTCAAGATGCCGTATGGTATTAACTCTATCGAAATCATCCTCTATCATTTCGTGTTTACAACCACATGATTTTCGAATTGCTAGATTAGGCGATACGTACACGTTTGTAAATGGAACATCCTCTTCCAATTGTTCTAACACCTTAACTACTGCGGCATTAGCAATTTCCTCTAATGGAGCATGAACAG is a window from the Bacillus alkalicellulosilyticus genome containing:
- a CDS encoding LysM peptidoglycan-binding domain-containing protein: MYSYAPQFAHGMQNYIVQEGDTLLSIAQFYNVSLPMLYMANSHLQDAQLQKGDQLKIPLQINQPVCGPNMLRYCIRENDTLESIADKFDTSVQMLQQSNPILVNQFWVGELLCIPIHWEQYHDDMNRFTFMYPGLLEPLENDEQEWIQFEGEIGFFQISIVETQTDSDTLLTMYQHYTANEKQWFGTSPLVESVVVQNKSGLIILPSTDQREEYRGVACLLLPYAPPNHIESEGTYWFVCFANKEIIYSITGSLQYF
- a CDS encoding DEAD/DEAH box helicase encodes the protein MTTFYELNLDHKIVKAVTDMGFEEATPVQEQTIPAALKGKDIIGQAQTGTGKTAAFGIPLLQMVNIDEDKTQGVVLAPTRELAVQVAEELNKLGHNKGVRTLPIYGGQDIRRQIKALQRRPHVIVATPGRFMDHMRRKTIRLNDIKIAVLDEADEMLTMGFIEDIETILKEIPPERQTLLFSATMPKPIEKLAQKFMKDPELIAVKSKELTVPNIGQEYLEVPEKQKFDVLTRMLDIHSPELAIVFGRTKRRVDELAEALSKRGYDAEGIHGDLNQAKRDSVLRKFKTGTIEVLVATDVAARGLDISGVTHVYNFDIPQDPESYVHRIGRTGRAGKTGLAITFVTPREIDHLKTIERVSKRKITRGSVPSFSEAIEGQQRLTVERLLETVQQKEFKAYRGFAEQLLEDNDSVTLLAAALKLLTKEPSTEEVRLTAEAPLRSKKGKSGGGQQRDRGGDKKSNFRRSSRKPQGKDTKPKEFTKRKKKQYKS
- a CDS encoding EAL domain-containing protein, with translation MKKVITIGVLSQFLNSSYHTVILDGIHRSVQKVGGRSIAIQTHRTEKQEYVTPLAFDQVDGWIVLVDAINSEFLERLKETGKPIVYISSNADKNETTVIRTDNLNGTYAAVTHLIKEHNHKQIAFTGWLENQDVYSRFLGYKKALEENNIPLNPSLVFSVKDNIKKYGRKSAQKIMKKGIEFTAIIGGCDATAIGLMEQFQQGGIRIPEDIAVVGFDDLPHARTCNPPLTTVHAPLEEIANAAVVKVLEQLEEDVPFTNVYVSPNLAIRKSCGCKHEMIEDDFDRVNTIRHLENIIQVNMDISEKLIKANLEEIKSLEWLNSTNIKWGCLGLWSREDQKNELVVEQVYNNPDDIVSPLNQTFRVEDFPPVSALLDSSFTNVNDIVTLHPIRTETRDWGVLALIGPVDRIGLWYDYSGTMTHSFNILASAIEREAMNEEKKEQENRYRQTAEQLEIVSRTVNDGVWEINILTQTIKWNSRFNNILNIEKNISEAPITYILDKISPEGVDKIHRLWDVLISENNNTFEIEYQAKKGSSYIWLYCVGEIVFGEDGNPKRVVGSIRDITERKEKEEQISFLAYHDPLTGLVNRSYFYEQLESALHEAKESKEKLAVLLLDLDRFKNINDTFGHQMGDQLLCDVTDKIKRVTSENVTISRLGGDEFIFLLPTFQNDQDVYDLGDNILQVLQKPFAIESYEVIVTGSLGISIYPNDGKDANTLIKSADIAMYRAKNDGGDQYELFAPTMKDLVYDRVTIENYLRKAIKHNQFKLYYQPQVNLETGKLTGLEALIRWDSPELGLISPQQFIPLAEETGLIIPIGNWVVQEACSQMRKWKDKGYNPIQMSVNISGRQFKQVDFAERILEELRKANIDPQLLCLEITESVAIGDIEYSIKTLEELKSFGVKVSLDDFGTGFSSLMLLKRLPLNMVKIDKVFINDMVLDNDVAAIVKAIIDMSHSIRLKNVAEGVETTKQLNQLLEQGCDMYQGYLKSKPLPAKQIEQSLLEVECSPA